atctatctatatatataaagaaagaaagaataagtcaTAAGTAATTAATTAATCCATCTCCCTATTAGGGTATATATCATGTGAATTGAACGTATGATCATAGGTTCCTTTAAGCCAATGGTGGAAATCTTGAGAAATCGATTCATTTACCCGGCTATTTGCCTGCACCGCGACTCCCATGAATGCTTCATATGTACGCTGAGCTGCTACACCCATTATTCCTTCATGATCCAAATACCACTAAAGGCGATGTAAATTAGATTAATTCTCTCTTCTGTCCATGAATTGCCCTCAGTGCGAGGTCCCGAATGGGCTGCGTAGGATGAACGTCTGCAGCTTGTTGGTCAAGCCGATATCGCTCACAAACTGGTGTTAGGATATAGATGAAATTCCATGAATCTGAAAGAACACCATTCAAAAATGATTCGAACGAATTAAAAATTCAGAGGAATCATTAAATGGCCCTCATGATATGTGCATATTAAgaatttatatattatgaaaacactcacacacacacactcactctctctctctctctctctctctctctctctctctctctctctctctctctcacacacacacacacacacacacacacacacacaaactcacgcactctctctcacacacacacatatacacacgcacacaaacacacacacacacgcacacgcacacacacacacacacgtgttagatgtatgtatatgtatatgtatatgtatatgtatatgtatatgtatatgtatatgtatatatgtgtgtgagtgtgctcacATACGTGGGaatgtaattatgaatatatagataactgGTATATCTTAAAATTAAAAGTGCTGTAATTATATTACTGattaccatattatcattattcatcaccaTAACACCATAGGCATGGCCTACTTTGCTGACGTGTATACTGAATACGTCTTGCCCCGTGGGTTGACGGATGTATAGAGTGGGGTGTGCCTCACAAAAGGGGGTATCATAGTGTGTAGAGCAGTTCGAAAGTTAACATTATGCTGCAACATGTATCTATTAAacacattcatgcataaatgtaaatgtatacacacacacacacatatacacaaacacacacacacacacacacacatatgtatatggatatatatatacacacacacacacacacatatatatttatatgtgtgtgtatatatgtgccgtaggggaagtcaccgccgtggcacaagtgttagcgcgccgaaccacggttgattaggaaggcatccaatcaggcaagggtggcactgccatataacctctcaatagggaattaagagaggcctatgtcctgcagtggaacgaatggctacgtatatatatatacgtatatatatacatatatacatacgtacatatacatatagtggaTACGATAGTGGGGCCTGACCGCTGCCATGTAGTtcattcagtccgtgtatggccaGAGGCTATGGGAGCCCACCCTATACAATACAACTGCTGCCATGTAGtttagtccgtgcatggtcaaaggctgcGGGAATCCAACCTATAAAAATAGATCCACTCCCTTGTGGtctctataagatgaaaaggcttctggCACTCCTGCGACACTGTAGTGAACTCCATATGATTTTAAATgtaaccaaataaacaaatattactaTATGCCTTTAAAAGCATCCCCAGCTGTTTGCAGGTTACCTCAGGGTAAATTAAGGCGAGGTAAAGACCTTTCTTTTAAcgttttcatttacttttattttatctgcTTAACTTTTAGTGTGAAAAtcattttatctgtctctttatgttGTCCCTTTTAtatctaatattcatattttaatattttactcCTGTGCAATCAAGTTGAACCCCCCAGACCACATGAGCATTGTTAAGAGCCTGTCAGAccatgcttattttttttctcttcttttttttttaccaacctcCACTGGCCTGACCTGATATGTAGGGGTCACAAAAATTGAAGACACACTTGCCGGAAATCTCCCTAGCTCTCTAGACCAGTGCTGTCCAAACATTTTTGCCTATTGTACCTTTTATGGCTGATTAAACTCAGTTACATTTAGGATAATGCAAATAACATATTAAATATGAAAAGATTGCATAATAGGAGTGCTggtcaataaaattaaaattatgatactgaaatataaagaatgatttaGAAATAAAATGCTTGAAAATGACTTACAACTTAATGCGAGATGTGGGGTTGATGTTCACTGATGATTTTTTCCATCCTTGGCTGTATTGAGGCTACTGCAGTGATCAGGCTTTGTTCCAGGTTGACATttaatttgtttctctgttttgatTTGATAACACTCATTGCGAAGAAAGACACCTCACTAAGGTAAGTAGATCCAAAGGGAAGAAGTTTTTCTAAGGCCAATTTTCCTAAGTCTGGGTGCTCCTTCTTCACAGAGCTCCAGAAGCGAGTGACATTTGATCTCTCAAATAACAGTTTTAGGCCACGGTCCGCACACACTTCTATCAGTGTTTCCTGAAGTGGTTCAGATAAGAGGAATGGATTTCTAATCCAGTCCAGCTGTACTGATTGTTCATGTATGCCAGGAAAGTAAGACTTAAAAGCACTGATAAGGTTGGTCAAATGCTCCACAATGACTGGTTTCACAGTGTCTTTCTCATAATTGTTATCGGAAAAGTAGGCATCTGACAGAGGAAAGCATGTAAAATATCCCCCTGAGCATTTCTCCTTCCACAGCCCTAATTTCTTTTGAAAACCAGCAACTTTGTCATACAGGTTGAGAATGTTTGTGTCCTTACCTTGCAGAGACATATTTAACTCATTCAGTTTGCTGAATATGTCTGTAAGATATGCCACTTGTGCAACCCAAGTAGTGTTTTCAAAAAATGTGGCATTCTGATAAGAATGAAGCTACCTCATCTCGCAACTCAAACAATCTGGCGAGTATCCTCCCACGCGACAGCCAGCGCACATCTGTGTGTAGTAATAGCTCTGTGTGCTCTAACCCCATGCTTTCACACAGTCTGTGAAACAGACGAGTATTAAGTGGCCTTGACTTTATAAAGTTGATTACTTTGACGGCGTCATTCAGAATCTCGTGCAACTGTGAACTCATTTTCTTTGATGCTAAAGATTCTCTGTGAATGATGCAATGAGTCCATTCCACATCaggattttcctttttaatccTTGCCACCAGTCCCTTCACCTTGCCAGTCATTGATGCGGCGGCATCTGTACACATACTCATGCAAGATTTCCAGCCAAGCCCTTGTTCAGTGAAGAACTGATTAATGACATTGAAAATAGCTTCCCCTGTTGTGTGctcttccatttttttacaaaataatatGTGTTCCttgatatcatcttcatcaatatatCTCACAAATGAGACAAGTTGAGCTTGCCCACTGATGTCAGTTGATTCGTCAACTTGGAGAGAAAACGACTGGCTTGCCTTCAGTTTATTCACAACTTGATCCTGAATATAGGCACTCATTTCACTTACCCTGCGAGAGACAGTTTGGTGTGATAAACTTAAAGGAACTGCTTTTAGTTGGTCAGCTGTCTTTTTATCCAGCATTATTTCAGCCATCATACCTGCAGCTGGCAAAATAAGTTCTTCAGCAATACTGAATGGCTTTTTGGCTTTAGCAATTAATAGAGACACAGCTAAAGATGCTTTCAGAGCCTTCTCTGAAGTTGTGGTGGCTTTCTGAAGTACTTTTTGGGAGCCCTGAAAATCAGAGAGCTTTCTTTTGAAGAATTCTGCCGGTTTACCAACATGACACTGGTGTTTTGTTTTCTGGTGACGCTGGAGGTGAGCTGGTTTCATACTACTGTTGGCCAGCCTCTCCCCACAAAAGAAGCACAAAGCTTCTGGAGGATCAGAATTCGTAGCAGTAAATCCCAAAAGCACATAATCTTCCTTGAACTGCCGATATTTAGGAagatctgtcttctttttctttgcaccTGTTTGATTTCCTTCATCTGCGTCACCACTGCAGCTGCAGCAACTGTCACGTTTTAGCCATCTATCCATTATTGCTGTTAGCGAGCAGCTGCGTCTATAAGCTTTCAAACAGCTGTCAGCAATGCTCTCGTACACGTACAGTACACGAACAATTACTGGGTACccgtccatccccctccctttgctttcatagaaaatgggaagtttctgctgtgtgtgtgtgtgtgtgtgtgtgtgtgtgtgtgtgtgtgtgtgtgtgtgtgtgtgtgtgtgtgtgtgcgtgtgtgtgtgtgtgtgcatcgtctTTTCACGTACCCCTTTGATCTATGCtgcgtacccctgggggtacgcgGACCCCAGTTTGGACAACACTGCTCTAGACTGTTAACATGTGCAGGCAATGCCCTTCTAATCCAGAGATCCGAGGACGGAAGGCTGCAACGGGGCATTGACCTGGCATATTAATCAGGGAGGGGAAGGCAccccttataattattatttgtgatgGCAAATTTTGTGTATTCGGCTCGCTGTGGAACGCCGTTGTGACTTATTTTGCAGTTAACTGTTCTGTTTTGTTGTTAGGAATATCAATATTACAGATGTTAAActgttatatataattaaagccgacataataataaatgttataaaatgTTCTAGTTCTTTTATGTTACCCTTTCCCTCATTAAGGAGTTATGCTGaggctctttttttatatttttggttttatttcatgTTCGTAGGTGTCACAAGCCATCACAGAAAATAAGGGAACTGTAAAGGAAAACGGGGCAGCCTACTGTTTGAAAACCCGTGTTTTAATGTTAAATGTAGGTTTTATTTCTCTTAAGGTTTCAGTTTATTTTATTCTAGTTCTTTCACTTTATGCTTTAGCCCTAAACTTTTATTTTGACTTTAGTTACCATATTTATCCCTGGCCTACCGTGCCTTCGAAGGGTTCTTACTGCTCGGCGCGCTCCGACACGAAAATCCCCGTTAACAAATACAAGCACTGCGGGAATTGACTCCTTCGGGGTCACTCCGTCGCTATACACAGCGTTGCATTCACTACAACGCCGCTGGTgctaaaccgtatcggtctttgccgttcctttggatccatcagatgcgtggagagagggagctgcATGGGCAACATGTTGCACCTCTCATTCATTCGCCCAGGCTTTAACTCCACCTATATGGGAGCGGGTAGAGacagtaatgccatagtcgacatcgacttctCTTTAtataatcaatgtatatatatgtatataaatatttataaatatttgaatatatacatatatacacagatacatacatacgtgcgcgtgtgcatgaatgcacacacatacacacacacacacacatacatatttatacatacatatatacacatatacatatatatatataaatatataaatatataaataattaaataaaaaataagtaaatacatatttatatgtgcgcgagagcgcgcgcgtgtgtgtgtacatatacaactgaacgcaaacacagtaacgtgaacTCAAACACAGTAacacaaaaatgaaagtaaaaacagGCAAAAAAATATTCAATCGGATGATTGCGATATATTTCGTTGTATGgctgtttttttcatatatatatatatatatatatatatatatatatatatgtgtatgtataactgtgtgtgtgtgtgtgtgtgtgtgtgtgtgtgtgtgtgtgtgtgtgtgtgtgtgtgtgtgtgtgtgtgtaccaactggaatggatagagacaataatgccataatcaacattatatatatatatatatatatatatatatatatatatgtacatatatatatgtatatatatatgtatatgtatgtatacatatgtatatatacacaaacgcacacacgcacagacaaacacaccgacacacacacacatacatcaatatgtatatatatatatatatatatatatatatatatatatatatatatatattgaaacccactatcagtcgatgtcgactatggtatCATTGTCTCTGCCCATTCCTGTATAGGTGGCCAAGGCTTGGGCGAAAAAATGTGATGAACAAGCTGTTGcctatgcagcaggctccctctctccacgcagccaaTGAATCCAAAGAAATGGCAAAGACCGAAACAGTTTGGCATCAGCGGCGTCGCGAGACAGCAGTCGGACACCACTATCGTATCGTAAGACTACactaatatttgcaaatccgtgcatgtatgtctgtgcattcatacacatacacatcgtgcgtatgttcgtctgtgtgtatattcatacacacacttatatgtgtgtgtgtgcgtatgtgtgtgcttgtgtgtgtatatctgcgtatgtgtatgtccgagtttgtgtgcgcgtgtgcccgtgtatgtgtgtgtgttgtgtgtgtgtttgtgtgtgtttgtgtgtgtacctgtgtgcgtgtgtgtgcatagtacatatatatatatatatatatatatatttttttatatatatacatatatatatatatatatatatatatatacatatatatttgcgtgtgtgtgtgtgtgtgtaagtgtgtgtgtgtgagtgtgaagtgtgtgtatgtgtgtatatgtgtgtgtattatctatttacatgaatatatatatatatatatatatatatatatatatatatatatatgctcacacacacacatatgtgtgtgtgtgtgtgtgagtgtatttgtatgtgtgtgtatacatataaaagatatatatatatttatatatacatatatatacatataaatacacacacacacacacacacacacacacacacacacacacacacacacatatatatatatatatatatatatatatatatgtatatatatatatatgttcataaatatctatgtagaaacatacacacacacatatatatgtaaacaaatatatatatatatatatatatacacacatgtatatatatatatatatatatatatgtatatatatatatatatatatatatatatatatatatatatatatatatatatatgtatgtgtgtgtgtgcgtgtgtgtgtgtgtgtgtgtgtgtatgtatatgaattagaaaattataaatctatattcacacacacacacacacacacacagaatatatatatatatatatatatatatatatatatatatgtatatatatat
The Penaeus chinensis breed Huanghai No. 1 chromosome 15, ASM1920278v2, whole genome shotgun sequence DNA segment above includes these coding regions:
- the LOC125032836 gene encoding SCAN domain-containing protein 3-like, translated to MDGYPVIVRVLYVYESIADSCLKAYRRSCSLTAIMDRWLKRDSCCSCSGDADEGNQTGAKKKKTDLPKYRQFKEDYVLLGFTATNSDPPEALCFFCGERLANSSMKPAHLQRHQKTKHQCHVGKPAEFFKRKLSDFQGSQKVLQKATTTSEKALKASLAVSLLIAKAKKPFSIAEELILPAAGMMAEIMLDKKTADQLKAVPLSLSHQTVSRRVSEMSAYIQDQVVNKLKASQSFSLQVDESTDISGQAQLVSFVRYIDEDDIKEHILFCKKMEEHTTGEAIFNVINQFFTEQGLGWKSCMSMCTDAAASMTGKVKGLVARIKKENPDVEWTHCIIHRESLASKKMSSQLHEILNDAVKNATFFENTTWVAQVAYLTDIFSKLNELNMSLQGKDTNILNLYDKVAGFQKKLGLWKEKCSGGYFTCFPLSDAYFSDNNYEKDTVKPVIVEHLTNLISAFKSYFPGIHEQSVQLDWIRNPFLLSEPLQETLIEVCADRGLKLLFERSNVTRFWSSVKKEHPDLGKLALEKLLPFGSTYLSEVSFFAMSVIKSKQRNKLNVNLEQSLITAVASIQPRMEKIISEHQPHISH